In Triticum aestivum cultivar Chinese Spring chromosome 5B, IWGSC CS RefSeq v2.1, whole genome shotgun sequence, the following proteins share a genomic window:
- the LOC123110791 gene encoding F-box/LRR-repeat protein 3 isoform X1, which translates to MSEEEAQRYGGGTGGGGVGALSVDLLGQVLDRVLERRDRKACRLVSRAFARAEAAHRRVLRVLRREPLPRLLRAFPALERLDLSACASLDDASLAAALAGADLGTVRQVCLARASGVGWRGLEALVAACPRLEAVDLSHCVGAGDREAAALATASGLRELNLEKCLGVTDMGLAKVAVGCPRLENLSFKWCREISDIGVDLLVKKCRELRSLNISYLKVSNESLRSISTLEKLEELAMVACSCIDDEGLELLSRGSNSLQSVDVSRCDHVTSQGLASLIDGHSFLQKLYAADSLHEIGQHFLSKLVTLKATLTVLRLDGFEVSCSLLSAIGEGCTNLVEIGLSKCNGVTDEGISSLVACCSYLRTIDLTCCNLVTNNSLDSIADNCKLLECLRLESCSSINEKGLERIASCCPNLKEIDLTDCGVNDEALHHLAKCSELLILKLGLSSSISDKGLGFISSKCGKLIELDLYRCSSITDDGLAALANGCKKIKLLNLCYCNKITDSGLSHLGALEELTNLELRCLVRITGIGISSVVIGCKSLVELDLKRCYSVDDSGLWALARYALNLRQLTISYCQVTGLGLCHLLSSLRCLQDVKMVHLSWVSIEGFEMALRAACGRLKKLKILSGLKTVLSPDLLQLLQACGCRIRWVNKPLVYKDAI; encoded by the exons ATGAGCGAGGAGGAGGCGCAGAGGTACGGCGGCGGGACCGGCGGCGGGGGCGTCGGGGCGCTGTCCGTGGATCTGCTGGGCCAGGTGCTCGACCGCGTGCTGGAGCGGCGGGAccgcaaggcttgccgcctcgtcAGCCGCGCCTTCGCGCGCGCCGAGGCCGCGCACCGCCGGGTTCTGCGGGTGCTCCGCCGGGAGCCGCTCCCTCGCCTACTCCGCGCCTTCCCTGCGCTCGAGCGGCTCGATCTCTCAGCCTGCGCCTCGCTCGACGACGCGTCTCTTGCAGCCGCTTTGGCCGGCGCGGACCTCGGCACCGTCCGACAGGTCTGCCTGGCGCGGGCCAGCGGAGTGGGCTGGCGCGGGCTGGAAGCCCTGGTGGCCGCCTGCCCCAGGCTCGAGGCAGTCGATCTGTCGCACTGCGTCGGTGCTGGGGATAGGGAGGCTGCCGCGCTGGCCACGGCTTCCGGGCTGAGGGAGCTGAATCTGGAAAAGTGCCTGGGCGTCACTGACATGGGACTCGCCAAGGTAGCCGTGGGGTGCCCCAGACTGGAGAATCTGAGCTTCAAGTGGTGCCGTGAAATCTCTGACATCGGTGTCGATCTGCTTGTGAAGAAGTGCCGTGAGCTCCGCAGCCTTAACATCTCATACCTAAAG GTGAGCAATGAGTCCCTTAGATCAATATCGACACTTGAGAAGCTTGAGGAGTTGGCCATGGTTGCTTGCTCATGTATAGACGATGAAGGCCTGGAATTGCTTAGCAGAGGAAGTAACTCATTGCAG AGTGTTGATGTGTCAAGATGTGATCATGTGACTTCCCAGGGGTTAGCTTCACTGATAGATGGTCACAGTTTTCTCCAGAAGCTATATGCCGCAGATAGTTTGCAT GAGATTGGACAGCATTTTCTATCCAAGTTAGTAACACTGAAGGCAACCTTGACCGTGTTGAGACTTGACGGCTTTGAAGTGTCATGCTCTCTTCTTTCAGCGATTGGTGAAGGTTGTACCAACTTGGTTGAGATTGGACTAAGCAAATGCAACGGCGTTACAGATGAAGGCATCTCTTCGCTTGTAGCTTGCTGCAGCTACCTAAGGACAATTGATCTCACATGCTGCAATCTAGTCACAAACAATTCCCTTGATTCAATAGCTGACAACTGTAAGCTGCTTGAATGCCTCCGGTTGGAGTCCTGCTCTTCAATAAACGAGAAAGGACTAGAGAGAATTGCGAGCTGTTGCCCCAATCTAAAGGAGATAGATCTCACTGATTGTGGAGTGAATGACGAAG CGTTGCATCATTTGGCAAAGTGCTCTGAACTACTGATATTGAAATTAGGCCTGAGCTCAAGTATTTCGGACAAAGGCCTTGGTTTTATTAGTTCAAAGTGTGGAAAGCTCATTGAACTTGACCTCTATCG CTGCAGTTCTATCACCGACGATGGGCTGGCAGCCTTAGCCAACGGCTGCAAGAAAATTAAGCTGCTGAACCTTTGTTACTGCAACAAGATAACTGATAGTGGTTTGAGCCACCTGGGCGCTCTGGAGGAGCTCACAAACCTTGAACTGAGATGCCTGGTCCGCATTACAGGCATCGGAATTTCTTCTGTTGTCATTGGCTGTAAGAGCCTGGTAGAACTTGACTTGAAGCGCTGCTATTCTGTCGATGATTCTGGCCTATGGGCTCTTGCCCGATATGCGCTAAACCTTAGACAG CTTACCATATCATACTGCCAAGTTACTGGCCTAGGCTTGTGCCACCTGCTTAGCTCCCTGAGGTGCCTCCAGGACGTGAAGATGGTGCACCTCTCATGGGTTTCCATAGAAGGGTTCGAGATGGCTCTGAGAGCCGCTTGCGGGAGGCTGAAGAAGCTGAAGATACTCagtggtttgaagaccgtgttatCCCCTGATCTGCTCCAGCTGCTGCAAGCCTGCGGCTGCCGCATCAGATGGGTCAACAAGCCTCTTGTCTACAAGGATGCCATCTGA
- the LOC123110791 gene encoding F-box/LRR-repeat protein 3 isoform X2, with protein sequence MSEEEAQRYGGGTGGGGVGALSVDLLGQVLDRVLERRDRKACRLVSRAFARAEAAHRRVLRVLRREPLPRLLRAFPALERLDLSACASLDDASLAAALAGADLGTVRQVCLARASGVGWRGLEALVAACPRLEAVDLSHCVGAGDREAAALATASGLRELNLEKCLGVTDMGLAKVAVGCPRLENLSFKWCREISDIGVDLLVKKCRELRSLNISYLKVSNESLRSISTLEKLEELAMVACSCIDDEGLELLSRGSNSLQSVDVSRCDHVTSQGLASLIDGHSFLQKLYAADSLHEIGQHFLSKLVTLKATLTVLRLDGFEVSCSLLSAIGEGCTNLVEIGLSKCNGVTDEGISSLVACCSYLRTIDLTCCNLVTNNSLDSIADNCKLLECLRLESCSSINEKGLERIASCCPNLKEIDLTDCGVNDEALHHLAKCSELLILKLGLSSSISDKGLGFISSKCGKLIELDLYRSITDDGLAALANGCKKIKLLNLCYCNKITDSGLSHLGALEELTNLELRCLVRITGIGISSVVIGCKSLVELDLKRCYSVDDSGLWALARYALNLRQLTISYCQVTGLGLCHLLSSLRCLQDVKMVHLSWVSIEGFEMALRAACGRLKKLKILSGLKTVLSPDLLQLLQACGCRIRWVNKPLVYKDAI encoded by the exons ATGAGCGAGGAGGAGGCGCAGAGGTACGGCGGCGGGACCGGCGGCGGGGGCGTCGGGGCGCTGTCCGTGGATCTGCTGGGCCAGGTGCTCGACCGCGTGCTGGAGCGGCGGGAccgcaaggcttgccgcctcgtcAGCCGCGCCTTCGCGCGCGCCGAGGCCGCGCACCGCCGGGTTCTGCGGGTGCTCCGCCGGGAGCCGCTCCCTCGCCTACTCCGCGCCTTCCCTGCGCTCGAGCGGCTCGATCTCTCAGCCTGCGCCTCGCTCGACGACGCGTCTCTTGCAGCCGCTTTGGCCGGCGCGGACCTCGGCACCGTCCGACAGGTCTGCCTGGCGCGGGCCAGCGGAGTGGGCTGGCGCGGGCTGGAAGCCCTGGTGGCCGCCTGCCCCAGGCTCGAGGCAGTCGATCTGTCGCACTGCGTCGGTGCTGGGGATAGGGAGGCTGCCGCGCTGGCCACGGCTTCCGGGCTGAGGGAGCTGAATCTGGAAAAGTGCCTGGGCGTCACTGACATGGGACTCGCCAAGGTAGCCGTGGGGTGCCCCAGACTGGAGAATCTGAGCTTCAAGTGGTGCCGTGAAATCTCTGACATCGGTGTCGATCTGCTTGTGAAGAAGTGCCGTGAGCTCCGCAGCCTTAACATCTCATACCTAAAG GTGAGCAATGAGTCCCTTAGATCAATATCGACACTTGAGAAGCTTGAGGAGTTGGCCATGGTTGCTTGCTCATGTATAGACGATGAAGGCCTGGAATTGCTTAGCAGAGGAAGTAACTCATTGCAG AGTGTTGATGTGTCAAGATGTGATCATGTGACTTCCCAGGGGTTAGCTTCACTGATAGATGGTCACAGTTTTCTCCAGAAGCTATATGCCGCAGATAGTTTGCAT GAGATTGGACAGCATTTTCTATCCAAGTTAGTAACACTGAAGGCAACCTTGACCGTGTTGAGACTTGACGGCTTTGAAGTGTCATGCTCTCTTCTTTCAGCGATTGGTGAAGGTTGTACCAACTTGGTTGAGATTGGACTAAGCAAATGCAACGGCGTTACAGATGAAGGCATCTCTTCGCTTGTAGCTTGCTGCAGCTACCTAAGGACAATTGATCTCACATGCTGCAATCTAGTCACAAACAATTCCCTTGATTCAATAGCTGACAACTGTAAGCTGCTTGAATGCCTCCGGTTGGAGTCCTGCTCTTCAATAAACGAGAAAGGACTAGAGAGAATTGCGAGCTGTTGCCCCAATCTAAAGGAGATAGATCTCACTGATTGTGGAGTGAATGACGAAG CGTTGCATCATTTGGCAAAGTGCTCTGAACTACTGATATTGAAATTAGGCCTGAGCTCAAGTATTTCGGACAAAGGCCTTGGTTTTATTAGTTCAAAGTGTGGAAAGCTCATTGAACTTGACCTCTATCG TTCTATCACCGACGATGGGCTGGCAGCCTTAGCCAACGGCTGCAAGAAAATTAAGCTGCTGAACCTTTGTTACTGCAACAAGATAACTGATAGTGGTTTGAGCCACCTGGGCGCTCTGGAGGAGCTCACAAACCTTGAACTGAGATGCCTGGTCCGCATTACAGGCATCGGAATTTCTTCTGTTGTCATTGGCTGTAAGAGCCTGGTAGAACTTGACTTGAAGCGCTGCTATTCTGTCGATGATTCTGGCCTATGGGCTCTTGCCCGATATGCGCTAAACCTTAGACAG CTTACCATATCATACTGCCAAGTTACTGGCCTAGGCTTGTGCCACCTGCTTAGCTCCCTGAGGTGCCTCCAGGACGTGAAGATGGTGCACCTCTCATGGGTTTCCATAGAAGGGTTCGAGATGGCTCTGAGAGCCGCTTGCGGGAGGCTGAAGAAGCTGAAGATACTCagtggtttgaagaccgtgttatCCCCTGATCTGCTCCAGCTGCTGCAAGCCTGCGGCTGCCGCATCAGATGGGTCAACAAGCCTCTTGTCTACAAGGATGCCATCTGA